A single window of Arvicanthis niloticus isolate mArvNil1 chromosome 20, mArvNil1.pat.X, whole genome shotgun sequence DNA harbors:
- the LOC117724711 gene encoding LOW QUALITY PROTEIN: SWI/SNF-related matrix-associated actin-dependent regulator of chromatin subfamily E member 1-like (The sequence of the model RefSeq protein was modified relative to this genomic sequence to represent the inferred CDS: substituted 1 base at 1 genomic stop codon) has protein sequence MSKRSSYAPPPTPAPATQMPSTPGFVGYNPYSHLAYNNYRLGGNPGTNSWVMASSGIMIPKPPKPLDKPLMPYMRYNRKVWDQVKASNPDLKLWEIGKIISGMWRDLADEEKQEYLNEYEAEKIEYNEFMKAYHNSPGYLAYINSKSRVEAALEEESRQRQSRMEKREPYVSIQPAEDPDNYDDDFSMKQTATALFQRNHRPISEILSESVVPDVRLVVTTAGMQVLKRQVQSLMVHQRKLEAELLQIEERHEEKXRKSLESTESFNNKLKRLCGLKMEVDMEKIAAEITEAEEQARKRQEEREKEAAEQAEHSQSSIAPEEEQVASKAEEEKKDEENIPMETEKRRHTLKTAESQQNGEEGMSTPEDKESGQEEVDSMEVEGTSDSNTDSESNSTTMEKLPTDPVQEDQKKE, from the exons ATGTCAAAAAGATCATCTTatgccccacctcccaccccagctCCTGCAACACAAATGCCCAGCACACCAGGGTTTGTGGGATACAATCCATACAGTCATCTTGCCTACAACAACTACAGGCTGGGAGGGAACCCGGGCACCAACAGCTGGGTCATGGCGTCCTCTGGCATTATGATTCCAAAGCCTCCGAAGCCACTGGATAAGCCGCTGATGCCCTACATGAGGTACAACAGAAAGGTCTGGGACCAAGTAAAGGCTTCCAACCCTGACTTGAAGTTGTGGGAGATTGGCAAGATTATTAGTGGCATGTGGCGAGATCTCGCTGATGAAGAGAAGCAAGAATATTTAAACGAATACGAAGCAGAAAAGATCGAGTACAATGAGTTCATGAAGGCCTATCATAATTCTCCTGGGTACCTTGCGTATATTAATTCAAAAAGTCGTGTGGAAGCTGCATTAGAGGAAGAAAGTCGACAGAGACAGTCTCGCATGGAGAAGCGGGAGCCTTACGTGAGCATTCAGCCTGCGGAAGATCCAGATAATTATGATGATGACTTTTCAATGAAGCAGACAGCCACTGCCCTTTTCCAGAGAAACCACCGCCCCATCAGTGAGATCCTCAGTGAGAGTGTGGTACCTGATGTGCGGTTGGTTGTCACAACAGCTGGAATGCAGGTCCTCAAGCGACAAGTCCAGTCTTTAATGGTTCATCAGCGAAAACTAGAAGCCGAGCTCCTTCAGATAGAAGAACGACACGAGGAAAAGTAGAGGAAATCCCTGGAAAGCACAGAATCCTttaacaataaacttaaaaggtTATGTGGTCTGAAGATGGAAGTAGACATGGAGAAGATTGCAGCTGAGATCACAGAGGCGGAGGAGCAGGCCCGCAaaaggcaggaggagagggagaaggaggctgCAGAGCAGGCTGAACACAGTCAGAGCAGCATAGCCCCTGAGGAAGAGCAAGTGGCGAGCAAAGccgaggaggagaagaaggatgaggagaaCATCCCAATGGAGACAGAAAAG AGGAGGCACACCTTGAAGACAGCGGAGAGCCAGCAGAATGGTGAAGAAGGCATGTCTACTCCTGAAGACAAGGAGAGTGGGCAGGAGGAGGTTGACAGCATGGAGGTGGAAGGGACCAGTGACAGTAACACTGACTCAGAGAGCAACAGCACCACAATGGAGAAGCTGCCCACAGACCCAGTGCAAGAAGACCAGAAGAAGGAATAA